A window from Manis javanica isolate MJ-LG chromosome 10, MJ_LKY, whole genome shotgun sequence encodes these proteins:
- the RRP7A gene encoding ribosomal RNA-processing protein 7 homolog A isoform X2 yields the protein MVARRKKRAARDCEAGFPSPPGYSAIPIKFSEKQHTCHYLYVREHRVREGTKSSWPQRRTLFILNVPPYCTEECLSRVLSPCGAVQAVELQEKPDLAESPKQPESKFFHPQPIPGFQVAYVVFQKPGGMAAALALKHPLLVSTASHPVKTGIRKWISNYTDAVPDPEALRVEVDTFMEAYDKKIAEEEAKAEEEEGVPDEEGWVKVTRRGRRPVLPRTEAASLRVLERERRKRARKELLNFYAWQHRETKMEHLAQLRKKFEEDKQRIELMRAQRKFRPY from the exons ATGGTGGCGCGCAGGAAGAAGCGTGCGGCGCGGGACTGTGAAGCGGGGTTTCCGAGCCCGCCCGGCTACTCAG CCATTCCAATCAAGTTCTCTGAAAAGCAGCACACTTGTCATTACCTCTATGTGAGAGAGCACAGAGTTCGAGAAGGCACCAAGTCTTCCTGGCCTCAGAGACGGACCCTTTTTATCCTCAATGTGCCTCCATACTGCACAGAG GAGTGCCTGTCCCGCGTCCTCTCCCCCTGCGGCGCTGTCCAGGCTGTGGAGTTACAGGAGAAGCCGGACCTCGCTGAGAGCCCAAAGCAGCCAGAGTCAAAGTTTTTTCACCCTCAGCCCATTCCG gGGTTCCAGGTAGCCTACGTGGTGTTCCAGAAACCAGGTGGGATGGCAGCTGCCTTGGCCCTGAAACACCCTCTGCTAGTCTCAACAGCGAGTCACCCTGTGAAGACCGGCATTCGCA AATGGATCAGCAACTACACAGACGCAGTGCCGGACCCTGAGGCCCTGAGGGTGGAAGTAGACACATTCATGGAGGCCTACGACAAGAAGATAGCTGAG GAGGAGGCCAAGGccgaggaggaggaaggggtccCTGATGAGGAGGGCTGGGTGAAGGTGACTCGCCGGGGCCGGCGGCCGGTGCTCCCTCGGACAGAGGCCGCCAGCCTGCGGGTGCTGGAGAGGGAGAGACGGAAGCGCGCCCGCAAGGAGCTGCTCAACTTCTACGCCTGGCAACACCGCGAGACCAAGATGGAGC ACTTAGCACAGCTGCGTAAGAAGTTTGAGGAGGACAAGCAGAGGATTGAACTGATGCGGGCCCAACGCAAATTCCGACCCTACTGA
- the RRP7A gene encoding ribosomal RNA-processing protein 7 homolog A isoform X1, translating to MVARRKKRAARDCEAGFPSPPGYSAIPIKFSEKQHTCHYLYVREHRVREGTKSSWPQRRTLFILNVPPYCTEECLSRVLSPCGAVQAVELQEKPDLAESPKQPESKFFHPQPIPGFQVAYVVFQKPGGMAAALALKHPLLVSTASHPVKTGIRSQYREWISNYTDAVPDPEALRVEVDTFMEAYDKKIAEEEAKAEEEEGVPDEEGWVKVTRRGRRPVLPRTEAASLRVLERERRKRARKELLNFYAWQHRETKMEHLAQLRKKFEEDKQRIELMRAQRKFRPY from the exons ATGGTGGCGCGCAGGAAGAAGCGTGCGGCGCGGGACTGTGAAGCGGGGTTTCCGAGCCCGCCCGGCTACTCAG CCATTCCAATCAAGTTCTCTGAAAAGCAGCACACTTGTCATTACCTCTATGTGAGAGAGCACAGAGTTCGAGAAGGCACCAAGTCTTCCTGGCCTCAGAGACGGACCCTTTTTATCCTCAATGTGCCTCCATACTGCACAGAG GAGTGCCTGTCCCGCGTCCTCTCCCCCTGCGGCGCTGTCCAGGCTGTGGAGTTACAGGAGAAGCCGGACCTCGCTGAGAGCCCAAAGCAGCCAGAGTCAAAGTTTTTTCACCCTCAGCCCATTCCG gGGTTCCAGGTAGCCTACGTGGTGTTCCAGAAACCAGGTGGGATGGCAGCTGCCTTGGCCCTGAAACACCCTCTGCTAGTCTCAACAGCGAGTCACCCTGTGAAGACCGGCATTCGCAGTCAGTACCGCG AATGGATCAGCAACTACACAGACGCAGTGCCGGACCCTGAGGCCCTGAGGGTGGAAGTAGACACATTCATGGAGGCCTACGACAAGAAGATAGCTGAG GAGGAGGCCAAGGccgaggaggaggaaggggtccCTGATGAGGAGGGCTGGGTGAAGGTGACTCGCCGGGGCCGGCGGCCGGTGCTCCCTCGGACAGAGGCCGCCAGCCTGCGGGTGCTGGAGAGGGAGAGACGGAAGCGCGCCCGCAAGGAGCTGCTCAACTTCTACGCCTGGCAACACCGCGAGACCAAGATGGAGC ACTTAGCACAGCTGCGTAAGAAGTTTGAGGAGGACAAGCAGAGGATTGAACTGATGCGGGCCCAACGCAAATTCCGACCCTACTGA